One stretch of Prunus persica cultivar Lovell chromosome G1, Prunus_persica_NCBIv2, whole genome shotgun sequence DNA includes these proteins:
- the LOC18793687 gene encoding high mobility group B protein 15: MASTSYASKSPLLMKDTSSLYLPYPAPLAKHEEVVANPKLFMATLEKLHASMGTKFMIPIIGGKELDLHRLFVEVTSRGGIEKIIRDRRWKEVTAVFNFPSTATNASFVLRKYYNSLLLHYEQIYYFKAQAWNPLSSDNSHSPSMTAVPAARGGTKRKAAEAHATMHQPTQINSELPGARTTASSEDTVTGVIDGKFENGYLVTVIKGSTKLRGVLYQAPMNPVRGVPQVPQNYSMLVNRNESASAIIPGVHRRRRRKKSEIKRRDPAHPKPNRSGYNFFFAEQHARLKPLHPGKDREISRMIGELWNKLKESEKSVYQEKAVKDKERYRIEMEDYRERLKAGQVISDAVPLQQRFPEVNPSMVESDAKIEETEPRDSPQTPDESNESNSSKTDK, translated from the exons ATGGCATCCACATCTTATGCCAGCAAGAGCCCACTGCTCATGAAAGACACATCCTCTCTCTATCTTCCATACCCAGCACCTCTTGCTAAACACGAGGAAGTTGTAGCCAATCCTAAGCTGTTCATGGCTACTTTGGAAAAGCTCCATGCTTCAATGGGAACCAAGTTCAT GATCCCTATTATAGGAGGAAAAGAGCTAGATTTGCATCGACTCTTTGTGGAGGTAACTTCCCGTGGGGGTATTGAGAAG ATTATTAGAGATAGAAGATGGAAGGAAGTTACCGCTGTTTTCAACTTTCCATCCACAGCTACAAATGCTTCTTTTGTGTTGCggaaatattataattcatTGCTTCTCCACTATGAACAAATTTACTATTTTAAAGCTCAAGCATGGAATCCTCTCTCTTCTG ATAATTCTCACAGCCCTTCAATGACAGCCGTTCCAGCTGCAAGGGGAGGAACTAAACGAAAAGCAGCTGAAGCTCATGCTACTATGCATCAGCCAACACAGATAAACTCAGAATTACCTGGAg CCAGGACAACAGCATCATCAGAAGATACTGTGACAGGGGTTATTGATGGGAAATTTGAAAATGGATATCTTGTTACCGTCATCAAAGGCTCAACGAAGCTAAGAGGTGTACTTTATCAGGCTCCAATGAACCCAGTACGTGGAGTTCCACAAGTCCCACAAAATTATAGCATGTTGGTTAACAGAAATGAGAGTGCCTCAGCTATTATTCCTGGCGTCCACCGTCGTCGCCGAAGGAAGAAATCTGAGATTAAAAGGAGGGATCCTGCTCATCCAAAACCCAACAGAAGCGGATataactttttctttgcagaacAGCATGCAAGGCTGAAGCCACTTCATCCTGGGAAGGATAGAGAGATAAGTAGAATGATTGGTGAACTCTGGAATAAATTGAAGGAGTCTGAAAAATCA GTGTATCAGGAGAAAGCCGTTAAAGATAAGGAACGATATCGAATAGAAATGGAGGATTACCGGGAGAGGTTGAAAGCCGGTCAGGTCATTAGTGATGCAGTGCCACTACAACAGCGGTTTCCTGAAGTCAATCCAAGCATGGTTGAATCCGATGCAAAGATCGAAGAAACCGAGCCGAGAGACTCCCCACAAACACCAGATGAGAGCAATGAGAGTAATTCTAGCAAAACAGATAAGTGA